A genomic region of Aspergillus oryzae RIB40 DNA, chromosome 1 contains the following coding sequences:
- a CDS encoding dihydrodipicolinate synthase family protein (dihydrodipicolinate synthase/N-acetylneuraminate lyase), whose product MAPIGTSAKRALTPGFYVPTVAFFAGPDEDVDVSTVEKHAAYLAQSGITGLVVQGSNGEAVHLDRDERKTITAATRRALDAHGAESMPVIVGCGGSSTRETIQLCKDAGESGGDYALVLPPCYYKSLVSTEALRDHFRAVASASPVPVLIYNFPGASSGLDLTSDDILALSEHPNIVGVKLTCGNTGKLARIAAQAKPEFLTFGGSADFTLQTLVAGGAGIIGGLGNLIPRSCVYVMKLYNEGNVKEAQAAQAVVARADWHAIKGGFVAVKSALQSYRGYGAQPRRPCVEPSAEEAAALKEAFSEAVELERRLEKA is encoded by the coding sequence ATGGCTCCAATCGGAACATCAGCAAAACGCGCTCTGACCCCCGGCTTCTACGTCCCAACGGTCGCTTTCTTCGCCGGCCCCGATGAAGATGTCGATGTCTCCACCGTCGAGAAACATGCCGCTTACCTCGCCCAGTCTGGAATCACCGGTCTAGTCGTACAAGGCAGCAACGGTGAAGCAGTCCACCTAGACAGAGACGAACGGAAGACAATCACAGCAGCTACCCGCCGGGCATTGGACGCCCATGGCGCCGAGTCGATGCCGGTCATCGTCGGATGTGGTGGCTCGTCCACCCGTGAAACCATTCAATTGTGCAAGGATGCCGGCGAATCTGGTGGTGACTATGCTTTGGTCTTACCGCCATGCTACTACAAGTCCCTGGTCAGCACCGAAGCCCTCCGCGACCACTTCCGCGCCGTGGCGTCCGCATCCCCCGTCCCGGTTTTGATCTACAACTTCCCCGGTGCATCGTCCGGTCTGGACCTCACCTCCGACGACATCCTAGCACTCTCGGAGCACCCGAACATTGTGGGTGTTAAGCTGACCTGCGGTAACACCGGAAAATTGGCCCGCATTGCCGCCCAGGCCAAACCAGAATTCCTGACGTTCGGTGGGTCGGCAGATTTCACACTCCAGACCCTCGTCGCCGGTGGTGCAGGTATCATCGGTGGCCTTGGCAATCTCATCCCTCGGTCGTGCGTCTATGTCATGAAGCTCTACAATGAGGGCAACGTGAAGGAAGCCCAGGCGGCCCAGGCGGTCGTGGCCCGAGCAGATTGGCACGCAATCAAAGGGGGATTTGTGGCAGTCAAGAGCGCACTCCAGAGCTATCGGGGATATGGCGCACAGCCGCGCCGGCCGTGCGTAGAGCCGTCGGccgaggaggcggcggcTTTGAAGGAAGCATTTAGCGAAGCCGTGGAGCTGGAGAGACGGCTAGAGAAGGCCTAA
- a CDS encoding acetyltransferase SAS4-like domain-containing protein (predicted protein): protein MAGKRESPRIEYGNDGSQSIPNSATAASKLPQREKQRKNTLKIWMKARFLAWDRGNETDLACRQFPPLKSSMTSTVMAVRSSLRVSVRQEEPPNDHDDNRPSPSKRPRLNPPPPSSRRRKSSPDLLDTTTVDSPSKATPNNKVAHIRRAPSSLPRRSSARRPLLSPSSHHHPPSDTPHATHLRLHRNESPAAAPSLLSRESPDPLDTISPATTDIRRYFAKATPTTTTTPSTRRRRVADSDPPPESATQNRVQAPSQPAESPNEKTATPSQQPTSAQTTPAVRERRSLRSHDGGSRARSELALYFPNYEQLLSLEPPKTEFLAAHTAIKLIDDHSESPISSSDLPAPDTDTPFGNPLLKLHNCESISLPEPQPSELSDTPEEDPLNEGTYFKAHRRNERQEKQLRNIERERAQHEKQQLDRLLDELQNHDWLRVMGITGLLSDQEKKQYEPKRDYFIKEISALIQKFKIWKEEEKRRKVEKEKAAAAAANPASIATAEGQDSSTQQLQHNQGPGIPDSEAEDSPSVSLSDVPSYSEPPDINDVDAWAARQLIQEARSATAGKKPKSTASEARKKTKPMEPEMPQHLPPPVDDKKPFTSFYAKRHLRDTALSAHRKGRTRFAFGYPVPEMEEQDFDLPPEILTPEAIDSCRRKRRRMKRASRGSE, encoded by the exons ATGGCCGGAAAGAGGGAGTCGCCAAGAATAGAATACGGTAATGACGGGTCACAGAGCATCCCAAACAGCGCGACCGCAGCGTCCAAACTTCCCCAacgagagaaacaaagaaaaaacaccCTGAAGATCTGGATGAAAGCGAGGTTTCTGGCTTGGGACAGGGGGAATGAGACCGACCTTGCCTGCCGTCAATTTCCGCCATTGAAATCCTCAATGACCTCGACCGTCATGGCTGTTCGGTCGTCTCTGCGCGTTTCTGTGcgacaagaagaaccccCCAACGACCACGACGACAATCGACCATCTCCGTCGAAACGCCCTCGTCtgaatcctcctcctccctcatctCGTCGGCGCAAGAGCTCCCCTGACTTACTGGATACGACGACTGTGGACAGTCCCTCCAAGGCCACCCCCAATAATAAAGTCGCTCACATCCGGCGCGccccctcttcccttccgcGGCGTTCCTCTGCGCGCCGACCGCTTCTCTCGCCCTCCTCCCATCATCATCCGCCCTCCGACACCCCACACGCTACGCATCTCCGACTTCACCGCAATGAGTCCCCCGCCGCCGCCCCCTCGCTCCTCTCGCGCGAATCGCCTGATCCCCTAGATACCATTTCTCCCGCGACCACGGATATTAGACGTTATTTCGCGAAAGCTACTCctaccaccactactacccCCTCGACTCGCAGACGCCGTGTTGCTGATTCGGATCCTCCTCCGGAGTCGGCCACACAGAATCGGGTCCAGGCGCCCTCTCAGCCGGCGGAGTCGCCCAACGAGAAGACCGCGACTCCGTCGCAACAACCAACATCAGCGCAAACCACACCGGCCGTGCGAGAGCGCCGATCGCTTCGTTCGCACGATGGGGGTTCCAGAGCGAGAAGCGAGCTGGCCCTGTATTTCCCCAACTACGAACAATTGCTGAGCTTAGAGCCGCCGAAGACGG AGTTCCTTGCGGCCCATACCGCGATCAAGTTAATCGATGATCACTCCGAATCCCCTATCTCCTCGTCAGATCTCCCCGCACCCGACACAGACACCCCTTTTGGGAATCCTTTACTTAAGTTACACAATTGCGAGTCAATCAGTCTCCCCGAACCGCAACCAAGTGAGCTGAGCGATACGCCCGAAGAAGATCCACTGAATGAGGGAACATACTTCAAGGCCCATCGACGAAACGAACGACAAGAAAAACAGTTGCGGAATATTGAGCGCGAACGAGCCCAACATGAGAAACAACAGCTGGATCGTCTACTAGACGAGTTACAGAATCACGACTGGCTGCGCGTAATGGGAATCACAGGTCTATTATCCgaccaggaaaagaaacaatatGAACCCAAACGAGACTACTTCATTAAGGAAATATCCGCCTTGATCCAGAAATTCAAGatctggaaagaagaagagaagcgacGCAAGgtagagaaggagaaggctgccgccgccgccgccaatCCTGCATCAATTGCGACTGCAGAAGGCCAGGACAGTTCGACACAACAACTACAGCATAACCAGGGCCCTGGGATCCCAGACTCCGAAGCGGAAGACTCCCCTAGTGTATCGCTATCGGATGTCCCAAGCTACAGCGAGCCGCCGGATATCAATGATGTAGACGCCTGGGCCGCCCGCCAATTAATCCAGGAAGCTCGGTCCGCGACAGCCGGGAAGAAACCCAAATCAACGGCGTCAGAAGCACGGAAGAAAACCAAGCCCATGGAACCGGAGATGCCGCAACACCTACCACCTCCCGTAGATGATAAGAAACCATTTACCTCGTTCTATGCCAAGCGCCACCTGCGGGACACGGCGCTGTCGGCGCATAGGAAGGGCCGGACCCGATTTGCCTTTGGCTATCCTGTTCCGGAGATGGAAGAGCAAGACTTTGACCTACCGCCGGAGATCTTGACGCCCGAGGCGATTGACTCCTGTCGACGGAAACGAAGACGGATGAAGCGGGCTAGTCGGGGCTCAGAATAG
- a CDS encoding neutral amino acid permease (predicted protein) produces the protein MIGVGILAPGAGSMQVTVKTDLVHGFTSVTNIVFAFDWQSLLTKSAGHAAFFGFAAELKDPRDFPKALCLLQSIDISLYIIAAVVIYRYAGVDVASPALGSASPVVSKVAYGIALPTLLGRYCRESVGPCLDHRRSYSCLQ, from the exons ATGATCGGTGTTGGCATCTTAGCTCCCGGAGCGGGGAGCATGCAGGTTACGGTTAAGACTGACCTGGTCCACGGGTTCACGTCTGTTACAAACATTGTTTTTGCTTTCG ATTGGCAATCTCTTCTGACCAAATCAGCTGGACATGCCGCCTTCTTCGGATTTGCCGCCGAGTTGAAGGACCCGCGGGACTTCCCCAAGGCTCTCTGTCTTTTACAGAGCATCGACATCTCCCTATACATCATTGCAGCCGTGGTCATCTACCGCTACGCTGGTGTTGACGTCGCCTCCCCTGCCCTGGGGTCAGCAAGCCCTGTCGTCTCGAAAGTTGCCTACGGCATTGCTTTGCCAACT CTCCTGGGTCGGTATTGCCGCGAGTCTGTGGGTCCTTGCCTGGATCATCGCCGAAGCTATTCCTGTCTTCAGTAA
- a CDS encoding putative MFS transporter (predicted protein), with amino-acid sequence MAETENGHIAQDGEGSNPEPSFYEQKDARQVIGRIISTNFAVMVAGLNDAATGVLIPYIQPTYEIGLLQVSFIYLVNFAGWLCACFANIHVCSRLGTGGTLLLGATVQCLGYALMFWHPPYPLFMAAFFFTGMGVAFQDAQANAFTITVKNAHRWLGILHAVYGMGTIIAPLIANTIASRTPEWHHYYLIVFCVGVVNILLLAWTFRRGLFRPNVRNAKDTAGSELKATLANRSVWILNGFFFLYAGAEVASGGTILKYKPSIYVFQFQLTWIGWIVQFIISVRHGDPKKVGYIASGFWTGFTVGRVLLADITHKFGERRMVFAYLVLALAMQLVFWIVPSIPVNAIAVFLLGFFIGPFYPVGLYVLTEIVPQELHVGAIGFTASLGQAGSAAFPFMTGAIASKAGVQVLQPIMVGLLIGIGIFWAFIPKQGTIRLEDDDDENARLIN; translated from the exons ATGGCCGAGACGGAAAATGGCCATATCGCGCAGGATGGCGAAGGCTCGAATCCCGAGCCATCCTTCTATGAACAGAAGGACGCTCGCCAGGTTATAGGCAGAATAATAAGTACAAACTTCGCGGTCATGGTAGCTGGACTGAATG ACGCTGCCACGGGTGTGCTGATACCCTACATCCAGCCAACCTACGAGATAGGTTTGCTGCAAGTCTCATTCATATATCTCGTGAATTTTGCCGGCTGGCTCTGCGCTTGCTTTGCCAATATCCATGTCTGCTCCAGGCTAGGAACGGGGGGCACGCTGCTCTTGGGCGCAACGGTTCAGTGCCTCGGGTATGCACTCATGTTCTGGCATCCGCCCTATCCTCTTTTCATGGCCGCCTTCTTTTTCACGGGCATGGGTGTCGCTTTCCAGGATGCGCAGGCAAACGCATTTACTATCACTGTGAAGAACGCTCATAGATGGCTGGGCATACTTCATGCTGTTTATGGGATGGGAACTATCATTGCTCCACTGATTGCTAACACAATCGCCTCGCGAACGCCAGAATGGCACCATTACTACTTGATCGTGTTCTGTGTGGGCGTTGTGAATATCTTGCTTCTCGCGTGGACATTCCGGCGAGGTCTTTTCCGACCTAATGTGCGAAATGCCAAGGATACCGCTGGTAGTGAATTGAAGGCTACGCTAGCTAATCGGTCGGTGTGGATCCTGAatggattcttcttcctctatgCCGGCGCGGAAGTGGCTTCCGGAGGTACGATTCTGAAATATAAGCCGAGTATATATGTCTTCCAGTTTCAGCTAACCTGGATAGGATGGATTGTTCAGTTCATTATCTCAGTAAGGCATGGTGACCCGAAGAAAGTAGGTTATATCGCCTCCGGGTTTTGGACTGGCTTTACCGTGGGCCGGGTTCTTCTCGCGGACATTACACACAAATTCGGTGAGCGTCGAATGGTCTTTGCTTATCTCGTGCTGGCGCTGGCGATGCAGCTTGTGTTCTGGATCGTCCCGAGTATCCCTGTAAACGCTATCGCGGTCTTCCTCTTGG gcttcttcatcggacCGTTTTACCCTGTTGGACTATATGTTCTTACTGAAATCGTGCCCCAAGAGCTTCATGTCGGGGCAATTG GCTTCACTGCGAGTCTAGGACAAGCTGGCTCGGCCGCTTTCCCCTTCATGACGGGCGCAATAGCCTCGAAAGCAGGTGTTCAAGTCTTGCAACCGATCATGGTCGGCTTGCTTATCGGTATCGGTATATTCTGGGCTTTTATTCCGAAACAGGGGACCATAAGGCTcgaggacgacgacgatgagaacGCCCGACTTATAAACTAG
- a CDS encoding DUF3807 domain-containing protein (predicted protein), giving the protein MSTPHIPPVTIEDLQAFQAKHFPGSTRSLVSEYTYNENVTDELAVDDDGLGYYPDGVKRTLTDEQIEIFRHSEIHSLMRERLLKEEEEVYQKAAEINEIKDNQADDKDTSAKRSGVVGETDQSTGEDQQARTLQSDTRQSVARNRTVDNSSDPTLDYDEDASEDTCKPAPSAAGFFDENTKWSYDELLALSKPAITRLRSGLLKAYIVFRESPPLDPGSSAMMKLFVSVILSRIAIPSADVARLRTVRDIARQMY; this is encoded by the exons ATGTCTACACCGCACATCCCACCTGTAACGATA GAAGACCTACAAGCATTTCAAGCTAAACACTTTCCCGGAAGTACTCGGTCCCTTGTATCTGAGTATACCTACAATGAAAATGTAACGGACGAGCTGGCAGTCGATGACGACGGCCTTGGATACTACCCCGATGGTGTGAAGCGCACCCTGACGGACGAGCAGATCGAAATATTCAGACATAGTGAGATACACTCACTTATGCGCGAAAGACTACttaaagaagaggaggaggtgtATCAGAAAGCTGCTGAAATCAATGAGATTAAGGATAATCAAGCAGATGACAAAGACACTTCTGCAAAGCGCTCTGGTGTCGTTGGTGAAACTGATCAATCGACAGGCGAGGATCAACAAGCGAGAACTCTGCAGTCTGATACCAGGCAGTCCGTGGCCAGGAACCGAACCGTAGATAATAGTTCGGACCCTACGCTGGACTATGATGAAGACGCTTCTGAAGATACCTGCAAGCCTGCTCCATCAG CTGCCGGATTCTTCGACGAAAATACGAAATGGAGCTATGATGAACTTTTGGCATTATCTAAACCCGCTATTACTCGACTACGGTCGGGTCTTCTGAAAGCCTATATAGTGTTCCGTGAGTCTCCTCCCCTTGACCCTGGTTCTTCAGCTATGATGAAACTCTTCGTATCAGTCATCCTTAGTCGGATCGCCATACCATCTGCGGATGT GGCTCGGTTGCGTACGGTTCGAGACATTGCACGGCAAATGTACTAG
- a CDS encoding uncharacterized protein (predicted protein), protein MVSTGEAVYMTPYSPYPSHHQLDSDLNMNSSCCRFLSSSPSRQSLRRQRSSSIPSIYFDGYLEHLPVEPKKKRECTSHYNNHSRRHSRGPRRTMRYSRDSQLVNPDVIDRLDSASFFQYHHEGPYDAVYPERNFDSKLSPIEAVKRTNEEALKATPEDKIKDSINSHRPLDGVAFYPPGTTDREGQTYNYEEGTNMMNDYGNFMRCPGLKFTEEDFKNDPFYNTPLPKPFASLRRVLSLRRRNRRSTQ, encoded by the exons ATGGTCTCCACCGGAGAAGCCGTCTATATGACACCCTACTCGCCCTACCCTTCTCACCACCAGCTGGATTCGGATCTGAACATGAACAGCTCCTGCTGCCGTTTCCTctcatcttcaccaagcCGCCAGTCACTCCGACGCCAGCGATCCTCGTCTATCCCTTCTATCTACTTTGACGGATATCTCGAGCACCTCCCCGTcgagccaaagaagaaacgcGAGTGCACCAGTCACTACAACAATCACTCCCGTCGTCATTCTCGCGGCCCACGACGCACAATGAGGTACTCCCGAGACAGTCAACTCGTTAATCCTGACGTCATCGACCGCCTGGACAGTGCTAGCTTTTTTCAGTATCACCATGAAGGACCATACGATGCAGTTTACCCGGAAAGAAATTTCGACAGCAAGTTGAGCCCAATTGAAGCCGTCAAAAGAACGAATGAGGAAGCTTTGAAGGCCACCCCAGAGGATAAGATCAAAGACAGCATTAACAGCCATCGTCCTCTCGATGGGGTGGCTTTCTATCCACCTGGTACTACGGATAGGGAAGGACAAACTTACAACTACGAGGAGGGTACCAATATGATGAACGACTATGGTAACTTTATGCGCTGCCCCGGCTTG AAATTCACCGAAGAAGACTTTAAGAATGACCCTTTCTACAACACGCCGCTTCCAAAGCCATTCGCCTCCCTCAGAAGGGTACTGAGCCTGCGTCGCCGAAACCGCAGGAGTACCCAGTAA
- a CDS encoding ER oxidoreductin (endoplasmic reticulum membrane-associated oxidoreductin involved in disulfide bond formation): MPSAAKVFYLAVFAFLRLTNAESQHHDQNTCAIDPKATVSDACVSYNSIDSLNDKVYPLLQTITQDTDFFSYYRLNLFNKVCPFWSDENSMCGNIACSVTTIEAEEDIPLPWRAEELSKLEGPKAGHPGPGVRKERPGDRPLQGMLGEDVGESCVVEYDDECDQRDYCVPEDEGASAKGDYVSLLDNPERFTGYAGMGAHQVWNAIYRENCFLKSTPEQLELSANPQFGELQAANDLRNVLQKELKRTEGLPLDNECLEKRVFHRVISGMHASISTHLCWDYFNQTTGQWNPNLQCFKERLHDHPERISNLYFNYALVSRAVAKLRKHLESYTYCTSDPAQDADTKEKVSLLTSALANRPQIFDENLMFQDPSAIGLKEDFRNRFRNVSRLMDCVGCDKCRLWGKLQVNGYGTALKVLFEYDETKNGENPPLRRTELVALINTLGRISHSVAAVKSFHRAMDVQDGETLTIPADVSSVKNPDGKTTRRLVKDGGTTFYYEDDEDDFQYLTEKLPWERAPRGENDGFLDELRAEFEVFWNTFFYVLRSWANIPKTLFEIIVLEFNRLWSYWLGLPVPPRMWRIRRPSEPGMESRDEL, translated from the exons ATGCCTTCCGCAGCCAAAGTATTTTATTTGGCTGTGTTTGCCTTCTTGAGGCTCACCAATGCCGAGTCTCAACACCATGACCAGAATACATGCGCC ATCGACCCTAAAGCCACGGTCTCCGACGCTTGCGTCTCCTACAACAGCATTGATTCGTTGAACGACAAAGTCTACCCTCTCCTCCAAACCATAACCCAAGATACCGACTTCTTCTCATACTATCGGctcaatctcttcaacaAAGTCTGCCCCTTTTGGTCAGACGAGAATAGCATGTGTGGAAACATTGCATGCTCCGTTACAACCATCGAGGCAGAAGAGGATATCCCGCTACCATGGCGTGCAGAGGAGCTAAGTAAACTCGAGGGTCCGAAAGCTGGCCATCCTGGGCCCGGGGTCCGGAAGGAGCGGCCTGGCGATCGTCCACTCCAGGGCATGCTAGGAGAAGATGTCGGAGAAAGCTGTGTGGTCGAGTACGATGATGAGTGCGATCAGCGAGACTATTGCGTTCCGGAGGACGAAGGGGCGAGCGCCAAAGGCGACTATGTCAGTCTGCTCGATAACCCGGAGCGATTCACGGGATATGCAGGAATGGGAGCCCACCAGGTGTGGAATGCAATTTACCGTGAGAACTGCTTCTTGAAGTCAACACCAGAACAATTGGAACTGTCTGCGAATCCTCAATTTGGAGAGCTTCAGGCTGCCAATGACTTGCGTAATGTCCtccagaaggagctgaagcgCACAGAGGGATTACCGCTGGACAATGAATGCCTCGAGAAGCGAGTCTTCCACCGGGTCATCAGCGGTATGCATGCGTCTATTTCGACCCACCTTTGCTGGGACTATTTCAACCAGACCACCGGCCAATGGAACCCGAACTTGCAATGCTTCAAGGAAAGATTGCATGACCACCCGGAGCGCATCTCGAACTTGTACTTCAACTATGCCTTGGTGTCCCGCGCTGTCGCGAAATTACGGAAGCACCTGGAGAGCTACACATATTGCACCAGCGATCCCGCCCAGGATGCAGACACTAAGGAGAAGGTGTCTCTCTTGACTTCGGCTCTCGCAAACCGGCCACAAATTTTCGATGAGAACTTGATGTTCCAGGATCCAAGTGCCATCGGCCTGAAGGAAGACTTCCGCAACCGGTTCAGAAACGTGAGCCGCTTGATGGACTGTGTTGGGTGCGATAAGTGCCGATTATGGGGAAAACTGCAGGTCAACGGATACGGCACCGCCTTGAAGGTCCTGTTTGAGTACGATGAGACCAAGAATGGAGAAAACCCTCCTTTGCGCAGGACAGAACTTGTGGCTTTGATCAACACTCTAGGTCGCATCTCTCACAGTGTGGCGGCTGTTAAGAGCTTCCATCGTGCTATGGATGTGCAAGATGGAGAGACTCTTACAATTCCAGCCGACGTGTCGTCCGTAAAGAACCCTGATGGCAAGACAACAAGACGTCTTGTCAAGGATGGTGGTACGACTTTCTactatgaagatgatgaagatgattttcAGTATCTCACTGAAAAACTACCATGGGAGCGGGCGCCACGAGGTGAGAATGACGGCTTCTTAGACGAGCTCCGTGCCGAGTTTGAGGTTTTTTGGAATACATTCTTCTACGTCCTGAGAAGCTGGGCCAATATTCCCAAGACTCT ATTTGAAATTATTGTTCTAGAGTTCAACCGACTGTGGAGTTATTGGCTAGGACTTCCTGTGCCGCCACGGATGTGGAGGATCAGACGGCCATCGGAGCCGGGGATGGAGAGCCGCGATGAGCTATGA
- the pex13 gene encoding peroxin PEX13 (peroxisomal biogenesis protein peroxin) — MASVSPPKPWERAGATAGVASSAMTATAAAPAATTSTTASTTSAAPDLPSRPNSLNTVVNRTASNYSPYGASRLGASPYGGYGGYGSYSSPYSRFGSMGSMYGGYGGYGGMYGGMGGMGGMYGGMPGDPNDPNSLTNSFSQSTQATFQMIESIVGAFGGFAQMLESTYMATHSSFFAMVSVAEQLGNLRTTLGSALGIYTMIRWFKTLIAKITGRPPPADATSLTPAAFAAFIHGRSSPATLPDGSPAPPKPSKKPFIMFLLAVFGLPYLMSKLIQSLARSQEERQKLMIGPNGEPVQQAPLDPSKLDFCRVLYDYTPETQETNGIDLAVKKGDIVAVLSKSDPTGNASEWWRCRARDGRVGYLPGPYLETIQRKPQQQAITSGGEASSRTNSMQARVSDEIPANEKKPELKGKMGDISPESFQKSAFYS, encoded by the exons ATGGCATCGGTTTCGCCACCCAAGCCTTGGGAGAGAGCGGGTGCCACAGCGGGTG TCGCCTCTTCTGCGATGACTGCCACAGCCGCGGCACCAGCCGCGACCACATCTACAACCGCCTCAACAACATCTGCCGCCCCCGACCTTCCCTCTCGTCCTAATTCGCTAAATACCGTTGTAAATCGCACCGCGTCGAACTATTCGCCATATGGTGCCTCCCGGCTTGGAGCTAGCCCATATGGAGGGTACGGTGGCTATGGCTCATACTCCTCGCCATATTCCCGCTTTGGCTCCATGGGGTCAATGTACGGAGGGTATGGAGGTTATGGCGGCATGTACGGTGGAATGGGTGGCATGGGTGGGATGTACGGCGGCATGCCTGGTGATCCCAATGACCCCAACAGCTTGACCAATTCCTTCAGTCAAAGCACACAAGCCACGTTTCAGATGATTGAAAGTATTGTGGGCGCATTCGGCGGATTCGCTCAGATGCTTGAGAGCACCTATATGGCAACCCATAGCTCATTCTTTG CAATGGTGTCAGTTGCAGAGCAGCTCGGGAATTTGCGTACTACCTTGGGTTCAGCCCTTGGAATCTACACTATGATTCGGTGGTTTAAGACGTTGATTGCTAAGATTACTGGCCGCCCTCCTCCGGCGGATGCCACTTCTCTGACTCCCGCTGCCTTTGCGGCATTTATCCACGGTCGGAGTTCGCCGGCTACCCTTCCGGACGGCTCTCCCGCCCCCCCTAAGCCATCGAAGAAGCCATTCATTATGTTCCTCCTTGCTGTTTTCGGACTTCCTTACCTGATGAGTAAACTCATCCAGTCACTCGCCCGCTCCCAAGAGGAACGCCAAAAGCTCATGATCGGGCCAAACGGCGAGCCCGTACAACAGGCACCATTGGATCCTTCGAAGCTTGACTTCTGTCGGGTCTTGTACGACTACACCCCTGAGACCCAGGAGACCAATGGAATTGATCTGGCCGTGAAGAAGGGCGATATCGTCGCTGTTCTTAGCAAGTCAGATCCCACAGGCAACGCATCGGAATGGTGGCGATGCCGCGCCCGGGACGGCCGCGTCGGGTATCTCCCCGGGCCATATCTAGAGACTATCCAGCGGAAGCCACAACAGCAGGCGATCACATCGGGTGGCGAGGCAAGCAGCCGTACCAACAGCATGCAAGCTCGCGTCTCGGACGAAATCCCGGCAAACGAAAAGAAGCCTGAActcaaaggaaagatgggcGACATCTCTCCAGAAAGCTTCCAGAAAAGTGCTTTCTACTCGTAA
- a CDS encoding Clr5 domain-containing protein (predicted protein) has product MDGSIPPPSAISPISPSPSTSSAIFRPRRSDDWHEYRPIIEQLYRDNQLKLRDVKRIMERDYKFHASHVPLELRFYLYYHFEPWINPRLCLPLLLQSIWFYFPFSPKAHAEWEQFKNTPNA; this is encoded by the exons ATGGATGGCTCCATCCCTCCGCCGTCCGCTATTTCTCCCATTTCTCCCTCGCCATCCACTTCCTCAGCCATCTTTCGCCCCCGCAGATCCGACGACTGGCACGAGTACCGTCCGATCATCGAACAACTCTATCGTGACAATCAATTAAAGCTCAGAGATGTCAAGAGAATTATGGAGCGTGATTATAAGTTCCATGCATC TCACGTTCCCTTAGAGCTACGGTTCTACCTCTATTATCATTTTGAACCTTGGATTAATCCT CGTCTCTGTTTGCCGTTGTTGCTCCAGTCCAtttggttttattttcctttttctcctaAAGCTCAT GCCGAATGGGAACAATTTAAAAACACCCCTAACGCATAA